The following coding sequences lie in one Eubacterium ventriosum genomic window:
- a CDS encoding rhomboid family intramembrane serine protease, with protein MISNFERKYGKYAIKNLTLYLIAGYVIGYMLSLINPTLYGLLTFNPYMILHGQIWRIVTWVLTMPEELSIFTIIMLILYYQLGQTLERTWGTYRYNVYLISGLIFTVVGAIVLYVVLTFVYKDTFSSQTLGSYIGAYVSTYYINMSIFLAFAATYPEEQLMLYFIIPIKIKWFGVLYGAYILIDIYNAFSYARQIGTYVLAIITTVLIVMSLLNFILYFISLKKNGGAFSVAQAKRKRQYRQQVNRARQNQTYQNGARHKCAVCGRTELDDPNLTFRYCSKCSGNKEYCQDHLFTHKHM; from the coding sequence ATGATTTCTAATTTTGAAAGAAAATACGGCAAGTATGCTATAAAGAATCTTACCTTATATTTAATAGCAGGATATGTTATTGGATATATGCTTAGTTTGATAAATCCTACATTGTATGGTCTTTTAACATTTAATCCGTATATGATTTTGCACGGACAGATATGGCGTATAGTAACATGGGTTTTAACAATGCCGGAGGAATTAAGTATCTTCACAATAATTATGCTGATTCTTTATTATCAGTTGGGACAGACTTTGGAAAGAACATGGGGAACGTACAGATATAATGTTTATCTTATATCAGGTCTCATATTTACAGTTGTAGGTGCAATTGTTTTATACGTAGTTTTGACATTTGTTTATAAAGATACATTTTCAAGTCAAACATTAGGAAGCTACATTGGTGCTTATGTAAGTACTTATTACATTAATATGTCCATATTCTTAGCTTTTGCGGCAACTTATCCGGAAGAACAACTTATGTTGTACTTCATTATACCTATTAAGATTAAGTGGTTTGGAGTATTGTATGGAGCATATATCTTAATTGACATTTACAACGCTTTTAGTTATGCAAGACAGATTGGGACATATGTGCTTGCAATTATTACAACGGTACTTATTGTTATGTCGTTGCTTAACTTTATATTATATTTTATTTCTCTTAAAAAGAATGGCGGAGCCTTTAGTGTGGCTCAGGCAAAGCGTAAGAGACAGTACAGGCAGCAGGTTAACAGAGCAAGACAGAATCAGACTTACCAGAATGGCGCAAGACATAAGTGTGCAGTCTGTGGCAGAACGGAATTAGATGATCCTAATTTAACATTTAGATATTGTTCTAAATGCTCAGGCAACAAAGAATATTGCCAGGATCATTTGTTTACACATAAGCATATGTAA
- a CDS encoding diaminopimelate decarboxylase, with the protein MEKKPFVTLEQLKEIEKTYPTPFHIYDEKGFMENARKVNEAFSWNKGFREYFAVKAEPNPFIIKKLKEAGCGVDCSSYTELMIADKLGFRNDEIMFSSNETPAGEFKYCNDLGGIINLDDITMIDYMEAECGIPETVSCRYNPGGVFEVCNGIMDNPGDAKYGMTPEQIVEAFKILKAKGVKNFGIHAFLASNTVTNEYYPMLARTIFELAVKLEKETGADIKFINLSGGVGIPYRPDQEPNDIMAIGEGVRKVYEEILKPEGMDDIAIYTEMGRFMMGPYGALVTKAVHEKHIYKEYIGVDACAVNLMRPAMYGAYHHITVMGKEDQPKDHVYDVVGSLCENNDKFAVDRELPKIDMGDFIYIHDTGAHGFSMGYNYNGRLRSAELLLKEDGSVEMIRRAETPADYFATFDFSDIMK; encoded by the coding sequence ATGGAAAAGAAACCATTTGTAACACTTGAACAGTTAAAGGAGATTGAAAAGACATACCCAACACCTTTTCATATTTATGATGAAAAAGGATTTATGGAGAATGCAAGAAAAGTAAACGAAGCGTTTTCATGGAATAAGGGTTTTAGAGAATATTTTGCAGTAAAGGCTGAACCAAATCCATTTATTATTAAAAAACTTAAAGAAGCAGGATGTGGTGTTGACTGTTCATCATACACAGAATTAATGATAGCTGATAAGCTTGGATTTAGAAATGATGAAATTATGTTTTCATCAAACGAAACACCTGCAGGAGAATTTAAATATTGTAATGATTTAGGGGGAATTATCAACCTTGATGACATTACAATGATTGATTATATGGAAGCAGAATGTGGAATTCCTGAAACAGTAAGCTGTAGATATAATCCAGGTGGAGTTTTTGAAGTATGTAACGGTATTATGGATAACCCTGGAGATGCTAAGTACGGAATGACCCCTGAACAGATAGTTGAAGCATTTAAGATTTTAAAGGCTAAGGGAGTTAAGAACTTTGGCATTCATGCATTCCTTGCCAGCAACACAGTAACTAATGAATATTACCCAATGCTTGCAAGAACAATTTTTGAACTTGCAGTTAAACTTGAAAAAGAAACAGGAGCAGACATTAAGTTTATTAACCTTTCAGGTGGTGTTGGTATCCCTTACAGACCTGATCAGGAACCAAATGACATTATGGCAATTGGTGAAGGTGTAAGAAAGGTATACGAAGAAATTCTTAAACCTGAAGGAATGGATGATATTGCTATTTACACAGAAATGGGACGTTTTATGATGGGACCTTACGGTGCATTGGTTACTAAGGCAGTACATGAGAAACATATCTATAAAGAATATATTGGTGTTGATGCCTGTGCAGTAAACTTAATGAGACCTGCAATGTATGGTGCATATCACCATATTACAGTAATGGGTAAGGAAGACCAGCCAAAAGACCATGTATATGACGTGGTGGGTAGTCTTTGTGAAAATAATGACAAATTTGCAGTTGACAGAGAACTTCCAAAGATTGACATGGGAGATTTCATTTATATTCATGACACGGGAGCACATGGCTTCTCAATGGGATATAACTACAACGGAAGACTTCGTTCAGCAGAATTATTATTAAAGGAAGATGGAAGTGTAGAAATGATTCGTAGAGCAGAAACACCTGCAGATTATTTTGCTACATTCGATTTTTCAGACATAATGAAGTAA